In Flavobacterium sp. N3904, one DNA window encodes the following:
- a CDS encoding alpha-amylase family glycosyl hydrolase produces the protein MKKGILLLPFVFLLITSLSFAQVKKESNAFSKEKIPFVWEGANLYFLMTDRFCNADKTNDVSFKRDKATGKLRGFEGGDIKGITQKIEEGYFTKLGVNVIWFTPVVEQIHEGVDEGTGLSYGFHGYWARDWTALDPNFGTKKDLAELVKKAHAKGIRIMLDGVINHTGPVTPIDSVWPEEWVRTGPTCTYNTFENTTACTLVANLPDVRTESTQEVALPSFLIEKWKAEGRYEKEVASLDAFFKRTGYPRTPKYYIIKWLTDYITEFGIDGYRADTVKHTDEKVWADFKTQCDYSFANWKHNNPTKVLDNNPFYTIAEVYNYGISSGQFFDFGDKKINYYENGFNAMINFEFKWDAQKDYSFMFKKYSDILNNQLKGYSVLNYLSSHDDGGPFDAKREKSMETGTKLLLTPGISQIYYGDESARSLVVEGTQGDATLRSFMNWEAIKTDANTQKTLLHWQKLGQFRKNHPAVGAGVNVEISSKPYVCSRTFTKGKYTDAVVIGLDLAKGKKEIPLGSTFKDGAKIRDAYSGKMVTVTKGKVIIDSEFDIVLLEAKK, from the coding sequence ATGAAAAAAGGAATTCTATTATTGCCGTTTGTTTTTCTGTTGATTACGAGTCTTTCTTTTGCACAGGTAAAAAAAGAATCAAATGCATTTTCTAAAGAAAAAATACCCTTTGTATGGGAAGGAGCCAATTTATACTTTTTGATGACCGACCGTTTTTGCAATGCAGATAAAACAAATGATGTCAGTTTCAAAAGAGACAAAGCGACGGGAAAACTTCGCGGTTTTGAAGGGGGTGACATCAAAGGAATTACCCAAAAAATAGAGGAAGGATACTTTACAAAATTAGGAGTCAATGTAATTTGGTTCACGCCTGTTGTAGAACAAATTCACGAAGGTGTTGATGAAGGAACGGGTTTGAGTTATGGATTTCATGGCTATTGGGCAAGAGATTGGACGGCGTTAGATCCAAATTTCGGAACCAAAAAAGACTTGGCTGAATTGGTCAAAAAAGCACATGCCAAAGGAATTCGAATTATGCTTGATGGCGTGATTAATCACACAGGACCAGTTACGCCTATTGACTCGGTTTGGCCAGAAGAATGGGTTCGAACAGGACCAACTTGTACGTACAACACTTTTGAAAATACAACGGCCTGTACATTGGTAGCGAATTTGCCCGATGTTAGAACCGAAAGCACTCAAGAAGTTGCTTTGCCTTCTTTTTTGATTGAAAAATGGAAAGCCGAAGGAAGATACGAAAAAGAAGTGGCTTCATTGGACGCTTTTTTCAAAAGAACGGGCTATCCAAGAACGCCTAAATATTACATTATAAAATGGTTGACGGATTACATCACTGAATTTGGAATTGATGGTTACAGAGCCGATACGGTAAAACATACAGATGAAAAAGTATGGGCTGATTTCAAAACACAATGCGACTATTCTTTTGCAAATTGGAAACATAATAATCCAACAAAAGTTTTGGACAATAATCCCTTTTATACCATCGCTGAAGTGTATAATTACGGAATTAGCAGTGGCCAATTTTTTGATTTTGGAGATAAAAAAATCAATTATTATGAAAATGGCTTTAATGCGATGATTAATTTTGAGTTCAAATGGGATGCACAAAAAGACTACTCATTTATGTTCAAGAAATACTCGGATATTTTAAATAATCAATTGAAAGGCTATAGTGTTTTAAATTATTTGTCGTCACATGACGATGGAGGGCCATTTGATGCGAAAAGAGAAAAGAGTATGGAAACCGGAACAAAATTGTTGCTGACGCCAGGTATTTCTCAGATATATTACGGAGATGAATCGGCTCGTTCACTAGTAGTTGAAGGAACTCAAGGGGATGCAACATTGCGTTCTTTTATGAATTGGGAAGCCATAAAAACTGATGCAAATACCCAAAAAACACTTTTGCATTGGCAAAAATTGGGTCAATTTAGAAAAAACCATCCGGCTGTAGGAGCAGGTGTGAATGTGGAAATTTCATCAAAACCGTATGTTTGTTCCAGAACTTTTACTAAAGGGAAATATACCGATGCGGTTGTTATTGGTTTGGATTTAGCCAAAGGAAAAAAAGAAATTCCACTAGGTTCAACATTCAAAGATGGTGCTAAAATAAGAGATGCATATTCTGGAAAAATGGTAACGGTTACAAAAGGGAAAGTGATTATTGATAGTGAATTTGACATCGTATTGTTAGAAGCAAAAAAATAA
- a CDS encoding TIM-barrel domain-containing protein, with amino-acid sequence MNKIFLFLLISSSAFAQNANRKFESYKVVKNTIEVKTSDGAYFIKPYSDKIIETTFLPTGEVFNPNSHAVVLVPGKETFKVKQTQNSIVCSTNGIMVSIQKSPFQITYFYKSKELVSEKNGYVQKPNNGTSDKEQPKQTLEFNLDPSEALYGAGARALGMNRRGNRLELYNQADYGYETHSKKMNFSIPLVMSSKIYAIHFDNGPIGFLDLDSKKDNTLVYETISGRKTYQVIAGETWTDLISNYTELTGRQPLIPRWALGNFSSRFGYHSQDEVNKTIDKFIKEEIPVDAIILDLYWFGKTIQGTMGNLDWDKDNFSDPKKMISDLNSKGVKTILITEPFILTTSSKWQDAVDKKVLATDKAGNPFKYDFYFGNTGLVDVFKPEGKTWFWNIYKNLINEGVGGWWGDLGEPEVFPSAAFTAQGTADEVHNIYGHNWAKLIRDGYKADFPNVRPFILMRAGYSGSQNFGMVPWSGDVSRSWGGLQSQPEIALQMGMQGMGYMHSDLGGFAGDYFDNELYVRWLQYGVFQPIYRPHAQEEVASEAVYKDILTKAKAKKQIELRYQMLPYNYTLAFENNNKGLPLMRPLFFEEPANEKLLNYCDSYLWGNDFLVTPITKAGVTSASIYFPKSSNWYDFYTGEKHQAGVTEIVAVSPDNIPVFVRGGAFIPMIKTIQNTTKYSLSNFDLHFYFDEKAISSSGKLYNDDGLTPNDFEKGSYEILNFANISTPKSIQIKVNTVVGKAFASANKSVTLMVHNVTAKPTKVTVNGLDVEFKTINNTLEIPFLIEKGVEKEIKIQL; translated from the coding sequence ATGAATAAAATATTTCTATTCCTTTTAATTTCAAGTTCCGCCTTTGCCCAAAACGCAAACAGGAAATTTGAAAGCTATAAAGTAGTCAAAAACACTATCGAAGTAAAAACGTCTGATGGTGCCTATTTTATAAAACCGTATTCGGATAAAATAATTGAAACTACATTTTTGCCAACCGGCGAAGTGTTCAACCCAAATTCACATGCGGTGGTTTTAGTGCCAGGTAAAGAGACTTTCAAAGTCAAACAGACACAAAACTCAATTGTTTGTTCCACCAACGGGATAATGGTTTCGATACAAAAAAGCCCATTTCAAATCACCTATTTTTATAAAAGTAAGGAGTTGGTTTCGGAAAAAAATGGCTATGTTCAAAAACCAAACAATGGAACAAGCGATAAAGAGCAGCCAAAACAAACTTTGGAATTTAATTTGGACCCATCCGAAGCACTTTATGGAGCTGGAGCTCGTGCATTGGGAATGAACCGTCGTGGCAATCGCTTGGAATTGTACAATCAAGCGGATTATGGCTATGAAACACATTCGAAAAAAATGAATTTCTCGATTCCTCTTGTAATGTCTTCAAAAATTTATGCCATTCATTTTGACAATGGGCCGATCGGTTTTTTGGATTTAGACAGTAAAAAAGACAACACTTTGGTTTATGAAACCATTTCCGGCAGAAAAACGTATCAGGTAATTGCCGGCGAAACCTGGACCGATTTGATTTCAAATTATACCGAACTTACAGGAAGACAGCCCTTGATTCCCCGTTGGGCATTGGGTAATTTTTCCAGTCGTTTCGGATACCATTCCCAAGACGAAGTGAATAAGACAATTGATAAATTTATAAAAGAGGAAATCCCTGTAGATGCCATAATTCTTGATTTATACTGGTTTGGAAAAACAATTCAGGGAACAATGGGGAATTTGGATTGGGATAAAGATAATTTTTCGGATCCGAAGAAAATGATCTCCGATTTGAACAGCAAAGGGGTCAAAACAATCTTGATTACAGAACCTTTCATACTCACAACTTCAAGTAAATGGCAGGACGCGGTAGACAAAAAAGTATTGGCAACCGATAAAGCGGGAAACCCATTTAAATATGATTTTTATTTTGGAAATACCGGATTGGTTGATGTTTTTAAACCGGAAGGGAAAACCTGGTTTTGGAATATATACAAAAACTTAATCAACGAAGGAGTTGGCGGTTGGTGGGGAGATTTGGGAGAGCCGGAAGTATTTCCTTCGGCAGCTTTTACCGCACAAGGAACTGCTGATGAAGTGCATAATATTTATGGACACAATTGGGCAAAACTGATTCGTGACGGATATAAAGCAGACTTTCCAAATGTGCGTCCCTTTATTTTAATGCGTGCTGGATATTCGGGTTCTCAAAATTTTGGAATGGTGCCATGGTCTGGCGATGTAAGCAGATCTTGGGGTGGCTTGCAATCACAACCGGAAATTGCCTTGCAGATGGGAATGCAGGGAATGGGCTATATGCACTCCGATTTAGGCGGATTTGCCGGAGATTATTTCGACAATGAATTGTATGTTCGCTGGTTGCAATATGGCGTTTTTCAGCCTATTTATCGTCCACACGCGCAAGAAGAAGTAGCCTCTGAGGCTGTTTATAAAGACATCTTGACTAAAGCCAAAGCCAAAAAACAAATCGAATTGCGTTATCAAATGCTGCCTTACAATTATACTTTGGCATTTGAAAACAACAACAAAGGATTACCTTTGATGCGTCCGTTGTTTTTTGAAGAGCCTGCAAATGAAAAGTTATTGAATTACTGCGATTCGTATTTATGGGGAAATGATTTTCTGGTGACACCAATTACAAAAGCGGGAGTTACAAGTGCATCGATTTATTTTCCTAAAAGCAGCAATTGGTACGATTTTTATACCGGAGAAAAACACCAAGCGGGAGTAACTGAAATTGTTGCGGTTTCGCCCGATAACATTCCTGTTTTTGTGCGTGGTGGTGCTTTCATTCCAATGATAAAAACGATTCAAAACACTACAAAATATTCATTGTCCAATTTTGATCTGCATTTTTACTTTGATGAAAAAGCAATTTCAAGTTCAGGAAAACTTTACAATGATGACGGATTAACACCCAATGATTTTGAAAAAGGGTCTTATGAAATTTTAAATTTCGCTAATATTTCAACACCAAAATCGATACAGATTAAAGTAAATACAGTAGTAGGAAAAGCATTTGCTAGTGCCAACAAGAGTGTTACTTTAATGGTTCATAATGTTACTGCAAAACCAACAAAAGTTACGGTAAACGGCTTGGATGTAGAATTTAAAACAATCAATAATACTCTCGAAATTCCTTTTTTAATTGAAAAAGGAGTTGAAAAAGAAATCAAAATACAATTATAA
- a CDS encoding glycoside hydrolase family 13 protein gives MKKAIILLFFISTSIFAQIDRVEPPFWFAGMHNPELQIMFYGKNIAENEVTVSNAIVIKEVKKTENPNYLFVTIDTKNTTAQDLVFSFSKNKKVVFTQKYALKQRRENSADRKSYNASDLIYLVMSDRFANGNPKNDSDKSVTEKGNRALPGGRHGGDIAGMIQHLDYIKELGATALWPTPLCEDNDKAYSYHTYGQSDVYKIDPRFGTNDEYVQLSAELHKRDMKLIMDYVTNHWGAEHWMMKDLPTYEWIHQFPGYAQTNYRMTTQFDPNASQIDAKMCMDGWFVKSMPDLNQSNPLVNTYLKQNAIWWIEYANLDGFRVDTYSYCDKKGIAEWTKAITDEYPNFNIVGEVWMHDQAQMAYWQKDSKIAAIENYNSYLPSVMDFTLTETLAKVFNEDDNTWNAGMVNVYENFTNDFLYPNVNNLLVFVENHDTNRFNEIYKNDFSKYQMAMALIATVRGTPQIYYGSEIGMAGNKDKNGDAAIRQDFPGGWIGDKNDAFTNAGRTAEQQKYFDFSAKLFNWRKTNDVVHFGKMKHYIPDNNVYVYFRYTDSKAVMVVINNSKTTQTFPTNRFQESILNHTTGLDVLSGKNIDLKSNITIEGKSVLILELK, from the coding sequence ATGAAAAAAGCAATCATCTTATTATTTTTTATCTCCACATCAATTTTTGCACAAATTGATAGAGTTGAACCTCCTTTTTGGTTTGCAGGAATGCACAATCCAGAGTTGCAAATTATGTTTTACGGAAAAAATATTGCCGAAAATGAAGTAACTGTATCTAACGCTATTGTTATAAAAGAAGTCAAAAAAACAGAAAACCCAAATTATCTTTTCGTCACTATTGATACAAAGAACACAACTGCACAAGATCTTGTTTTTTCATTTTCCAAAAATAAAAAGGTCGTATTTACTCAAAAATATGCTCTAAAACAAAGAAGAGAGAATTCTGCCGACCGCAAAAGTTACAACGCTTCAGATTTGATTTATTTAGTGATGTCGGATCGTTTTGCAAATGGTAATCCAAAAAATGACAGCGACAAATCGGTCACTGAAAAAGGAAACCGAGCACTTCCCGGCGGAAGACATGGCGGAGATATTGCTGGTATGATTCAGCATTTGGATTATATCAAAGAATTGGGAGCTACGGCACTTTGGCCAACACCTCTTTGTGAAGACAATGACAAGGCCTATTCGTATCATACGTACGGACAATCGGATGTTTACAAAATTGATCCTCGCTTTGGGACCAACGACGAATATGTGCAACTGTCAGCCGAATTGCACAAACGCGATATGAAATTAATCATGGATTATGTAACCAACCATTGGGGTGCAGAACATTGGATGATGAAGGATTTGCCTACGTACGAATGGATACATCAATTTCCGGGTTATGCTCAAACCAATTACAGAATGACAACGCAGTTTGATCCAAATGCTTCTCAGATTGATGCAAAAATGTGCATGGACGGTTGGTTTGTAAAATCAATGCCGGATTTAAATCAATCCAATCCATTGGTAAATACATATTTGAAACAAAATGCAATCTGGTGGATTGAATATGCCAATTTGGATGGTTTTCGCGTAGACACGTACTCGTATTGCGACAAGAAAGGAATTGCCGAATGGACCAAAGCCATAACCGATGAATATCCTAATTTCAATATCGTTGGAGAAGTCTGGATGCACGACCAAGCCCAAATGGCGTATTGGCAAAAAGACAGCAAAATTGCGGCTATAGAAAATTACAATTCTTATTTGCCGTCTGTTATGGATTTTACCTTAACCGAAACTTTGGCAAAAGTGTTCAATGAAGACGATAACACTTGGAATGCGGGAATGGTAAACGTTTATGAGAATTTTACAAATGACTTTTTATATCCAAATGTGAATAATCTTTTGGTTTTTGTTGAAAATCATGATACCAATCGTTTTAATGAAATCTATAAAAACGATTTCTCAAAATATCAAATGGCGATGGCATTGATTGCAACCGTTCGTGGGACACCACAAATCTATTACGGTTCCGAGATTGGAATGGCTGGAAATAAAGATAAAAATGGTGACGCAGCGATTCGCCAAGATTTTCCTGGCGGTTGGATAGGTGACAAAAACGATGCGTTTACCAATGCGGGAAGAACCGCGGAACAACAAAAATATTTTGATTTTTCGGCTAAATTATTCAATTGGAGAAAAACAAACGATGTGGTGCATTTTGGAAAAATGAAGCATTATATTCCAGATAACAATGTTTATGTGTATTTTAGATATACCGATTCAAAAGCAGTTATGGTGGTAATAAACAACAGCAAAACAACGCAAACTTTTCCAACAAACCGTTTTCAGGAAAGTATTCTGAATCACACTACAGGTCTTGATGTACTTTCGGGTAAAAATATTGATTTGAAAAGCAACATTACCATAGAAGGAAAATCAGTTTTGATTTTGGAATTGAAGTAA